Genomic segment of Nocardiopsis mwathae:
CCTGCTGGTGTCCCTCGGCGACACGTCGCTGTCACCCGCGAAGTCCGACACCGGCCACTGATCGCCGCCCGCTCCGCCCGGTGCCGCTCCCGGAGCCACCGGGGTGCGGACCGCCGCCGAGAGCCCCGGCGCCCCGGGACCGACGGATCAGTGCGGCCCTTGCGCCGGCTCCGGGCGCCAGAGCAGCAGGGGCGTGCCGTCGGCGACATCGGTGAACACCGCGCGCACCGGGAGGTCCGGGTGCAGTCCACCCGGGGCGGCACCGGTCAGTCCGCCGTGGCAGAAGAGGCCCGGGGCGTCGTCCAAAGCGACGTGGAGGACGGTGTAGGGGGCCTCGTCGGCGAAGGCCGGGTGGACGGCGTGGTGGGTGACGACCCAGCTGACGACGCGGCCGGTGCCGCGAGCGGGGATCCACGACCAGGTGAAGGAGCGGCAGCGGGCACACACCTCGCGTGCGGGAAAGCGCAGGACACCGCAGTCGGCGCAGCGCTGGAGCAGGAACTCGTGCCGCCGCAGCGCCTCCCACCATGCCGCCGAATCGCGGTCGGCGGCGGGGCGCGGGCGCCGGTGGGCGCTCATCGGCCCGCCGTCAGCAGCAGCGCCGAGGTCCCCGCCAGCACGTGGCCGGGTTGGCCGGTCGTGAGCGCCACCTCGGCCCCGGGGACCTGGCGCTCACCCGCCTCTCCCCTCAGCTGCTGGACGGCTTCGGCCACGTGGTTGATGCCGTGCACGTATCCCTCCGACAGGAATCCGCCGTGGGTGTTGACCGGGAGCTCGCCGGTGAGCCGGGTCGCGCCCGAGGCGGCGTAGGGGCCGCCCTCGCCCTTGGCGCAGAAGCCGTAGTCCTCCAGTTGGACCAGGACGGTCCAGGTGAAGCAGTCGTAGATCTCGGCGACGTCGACGTCGCGCGGCCCCAGCCCGGCCATGGCGTACAGCCGGGGTGCCAGGCGGGCGGCCGACGACGTGGTCAGGTTCGCGTGGGGCGGCGGGGCGGGGCCGCGTGCCGCCGAGGAGTAGGCGGAGTGGCCGCCGCCCCACGCGGCGGCGGCGATGTCCACCGGCGGGTGGCGCAGGTCGCGGGCGCGTTCGGCCGACGTCACCACGACGGCGCAGGCCCCGTCGGTCTCCAGGCAGCAGTCCAGCAGACCGAACGGTTCGGCGATCCGGCGGGAGGCGAGGTGGTCGTCCATGCCGATGGGATCGCGCTTCACCGCCCGCGGGTTGGCCGCGGCGTTGGCCCGCTGCGTGACCGC
This window contains:
- a CDS encoding Zn-ribbon domain-containing OB-fold protein, which produces MSAHRRPRPAADRDSAAWWEALRRHEFLLQRCADCGVLRFPAREVCARCRSFTWSWIPARGTGRVVSWVVTHHAVHPAFADEAPYTVLHVALDDAPGLFCHGGLTGAAPGGLHPDLPVRAVFTDVADGTPLLLWRPEPAQGPH
- a CDS encoding thiolase C-terminal domain-containing protein, whose amino-acid sequence is MGDGGRALSEAAAIAGIGYTPFSRDSGVSTTTLACAAILEALADAGLGADDVDGIATHRVGDSAPPWVVGPALGIDDPHWYLDQFGGGSVSHAVIGQAAMAVATGMATTAVCYRAINARSEFRPGGQGRAPVGAFDLQYQAPHGLLAPVQHYAVAARAHMLAYGTTREHLGHVAVTQRANAAANPRAVKRDPIGMDDHLASRRIAEPFGLLDCCLETDGACAVVVTSAERARDLRHPPVDIAAAAWGGGHSAYSSAARGPAPPPHANLTTSSAARLAPRLYAMAGLGPRDVDVAEIYDCFTWTVLVQLEDYGFCAKGEGGPYAASGATRLTGELPVNTHGGFLSEGYVHGINHVAEAVQQLRGEAGERQVPGAEVALTTGQPGHVLAGTSALLLTAGR